One part of the Triticum aestivum cultivar Chinese Spring unplaced genomic scaffold, IWGSC CS RefSeq v2.1 scaffold89392, whole genome shotgun sequence genome encodes these proteins:
- the LOC123176781 gene encoding uncharacterized protein — MCFEFGSCFGGGRTDDYGGERPNRNNEHSGGLRGRERRGNHGSAYNGGAADHKAALQVAYHNQPPAAVDEAGHKAYDDGAGGRGGYAAYPQHKADLEAPKLPTWQNKVGEDAYTGRLHVQEPAAMDYPALGRY; from the coding sequence ATGTGCTTCGAGTTCGGCTCCTGTTTTGGCGGCGGAAGGACGGACGACTACGGCGGCGAGCGGCCCAATCGCAACAACGAGCACAGCGGTGGCCTTCGTGGCCGCGAACGCAGAGGGAACCACGGGAGCGCCTACAACGGTGGCGCCGCTGACCACAAAGCGGCGCTGCAGGTGGCGTACCACAACCAGCCGCCCGCCGCAGTCGACGAGGCCGGGCACAAGGCCTACGACGACGGCGCCGGTGGCCGCGGCGGTTACGCCGCCTACCCGCAACACAAGGCCGACCTCGAGGCGCCGAAGCTTCCCACGTGGCAAAACAAGGTCGGCGAGGACGCCTACACCGGGCGCCTCCATGTCCAAGAACCTGCTGCCATGGATTACCCGGCTCTAGGCAGGTACTAG